A genomic segment from Castor canadensis chromosome 1, mCasCan1.hap1v2, whole genome shotgun sequence encodes:
- the LOC109677125 gene encoding olfactory receptor 8K3-like, producing MEKHNFTAVSEFIFMGITECPELQVPLFVLFLIIYAISVLGNSGMIIFTIVDSRLQTPMYFFLRHLALTDLGYSTAVGPKMLLNFVVDQNPISYYGCATQLAFFIMFIGSELFILSAMSYDRYVAICNPLRYKVTMSQQVCWALVAIPYLYCTFMSLIVTIKIFTLPFCGYNVISHFYCESLPLLSLLCSNTHEIELIILVFSAINLISSLLIVLVSYLLLLIAILRINSAEGRCKAFSTCGSHLTVVIVFYGTLIFMYVQPKSSHSSDTDKVASIFYTLVIPLLNPLIYSLKNKDVKYALQRTWKKIYSIFS from the coding sequence ATGGAGAAGCACAATTTTACAGCAGTGAGTGAATTCATTTTTATGGGCATCACAGAGTGTCCTGAGCTGCAAGTTCCATTATTTGTGCTGTTCCTCATTATCTATGCGATCTCAGTGCTGGGCAACTCGGGCATGATCATCTTCACCATAGTGGACTCCAGGCTACAGACCccaatgtacttttttctcagaCATCTGGCTCTCACTGATCTTGGTTACTCTACAGCTGTGGGACCCaaaatgttgttgaattttgttgtagATCAAAACCCAATCTCATATTATGGTTGTGCTACACAATTAGCTTTCTTTATTATGTTCATTGGAAGTGAACTTTTTATTCTGTCCGCAATGTcttatgaccgctatgtggccatctgtaaccctCTACGCTATAAGGTCACCATGTCACAACAAGTatgttgggcactggtggcaatACCTTACCTCTACTGCACATTTATGTCTCTTATAGTTACCATAAAGATTTTCACTTTACCCTTCTGTGGCTACAATGTCATCAGTCATTTCTACTGTGAGAGTCTCCCCTTGTTATCTTTGCTTTGCTCAAATACACATGAAATTGAACTCATAATTTTGGTCTTCTCAGCCATtaatttgatttcctctcttctgATCGTTCTTGTATCCTACCTACTCCTTCTCATAGCCATTCTCAGGATAAACTCAGCTGAAGGCAGGTGCAAGGCTTTCTCCACTTGTGGGTCCCATCTGACAGTGGTCATAGTCTTCTATGGGACtttgatatttatgtatgtgcagCCCAAGTCCAGTCACTCTTCTGACACTGATAAAGTGGCTTCCATATTTTACACCTTGGTCATCCCCTTATTGAATCCTTTGATCTACAGCCTGAAGAATAAAGATGTAAAATATGCCCTTCAGAGgacttggaaaaaaatatacaGTATCTTCTCTTAA